A single Mycobacteriales bacterium DNA region contains:
- a CDS encoding cyclic nucleotide-binding domain-containing protein: MGDRETPLDLLSRIPLFRGCTKDELRHIDRAATQVDYGVGQLICREGEVGRELIMIVDGEASIDRSGVEIATVGPGAFIGEMSLLDGGPRSATITATSPVKALVLATREFWQVIDEVPAIAHRLLTTLAERLRAADEAAF; this comes from the coding sequence ATGGGGGATCGCGAGACGCCGCTCGACCTGCTCAGCCGGATCCCGCTGTTCCGGGGTTGCACCAAGGACGAGCTACGTCACATCGACCGGGCCGCGACGCAGGTCGACTACGGGGTCGGGCAGCTCATCTGCCGCGAAGGCGAGGTCGGCCGCGAGCTGATCATGATCGTCGACGGCGAGGCGTCGATCGACCGCAGCGGAGTCGAGATCGCCACGGTCGGCCCGGGCGCGTTCATCGGCGAGATGTCGCTGCTCGACGGCGGACCGCGCAGCGCCACGATCACCGCGACCAGCCCGGTGAAGGCGCTGGTCCTCGCGACCCGGGAGTTCTGGCAGGTCATCGACGAGGTTCCCGCGATCGCGCACCGGCTGCTCACCACGCTGGCGGAGCGGCTGCGCGCGGCTGACGAAGCCGCGTTCTGA
- the folP gene encoding dihydropteroate synthase has product MAIVNATPDSFYDRGRTFGTDKALERVAEVLDEGADIVDIGGIKAAPGGTVDAAEELQRVLPVVEGARARHPDAVISVDTWRAEVADVVCRAGADVINDAWGGVDPDLAATAARHGAGLVCTHAGRQTPRTRPHRIWYDDVVGETTSYLVELADAAVAAGVRRDGIVIDPAHDFGKNSRHSLQLTRATDALRATGWPVLVSMSRKDFIGEVLDLPPDDRLEGTLAATAVAAWLGAQIFRAHDVTATRRVLATVAAIRGDRDLALGRRALA; this is encoded by the coding sequence ATGGCGATCGTCAACGCGACGCCGGACTCCTTCTATGACCGCGGGCGGACGTTCGGCACCGACAAGGCACTCGAGCGAGTGGCCGAGGTCCTCGACGAAGGCGCCGACATCGTCGACATCGGCGGGATCAAGGCCGCGCCCGGCGGGACGGTCGACGCCGCCGAGGAGCTGCAACGGGTGCTGCCGGTCGTCGAGGGCGCTCGGGCCCGCCATCCCGACGCGGTCATCAGCGTCGACACCTGGCGGGCGGAGGTCGCCGACGTCGTCTGCCGCGCCGGCGCCGACGTCATCAACGACGCCTGGGGCGGCGTCGACCCGGATCTCGCCGCGACGGCGGCGCGCCACGGCGCCGGTTTGGTGTGCACCCACGCCGGGCGCCAGACGCCCCGGACTCGGCCGCATCGGATCTGGTACGACGACGTCGTCGGCGAGACGACGAGTTACCTCGTCGAGCTTGCCGACGCTGCGGTGGCCGCCGGCGTACGCCGGGACGGCATCGTCATCGACCCGGCACACGACTTCGGCAAGAACAGCCGCCACTCCCTGCAGCTGACGCGGGCCACCGACGCGCTGCGCGCAACCGGCTGGCCGGTGCTGGTCTCGATGTCGCGCAAGGACTTCATCGGAGAGGTGCTCGACCTGCCACCCGACGACCGGTTGGAGGGCACGCTCGCGGCGACCGCGGTCGCGGCCTGGCTCGGGGCGCAGATCTTCCGGGCGCATGACGTGACCGCGACCCGACGGGTGCTCGCCACGGTCGCCGCGATCCGCGGTGACCGCGACCTCGCGCTCGGCCGCCGAGCACTGGCGTGA
- a CDS encoding glucosyl-3-phosphoglycerate synthase, giving the protein MSEASAVGSHGRITDWFARRTSDIDDWPLSRVLTAKAGTTVAVVLPARDEEATVGEIVGAIRDELTHGADPLVDELIVVDSDSRDATPQVAADSGARVIALGDVLPDYPPRAGKGEAMWRGLASTTADVVVFVDADLQAFDARFVVALLGPLLSDPSVAFVKAAYDRPPTDPSVPSNGGGRVTELMARPWLSAFWPELSGVLQPLAGEYAARTDLLRRLPFRCGYGVDLGLLIDTHACAGLDAIAQVDLRRRWHRHSDLPSLGRMASEVMLTAVDRLRAESRLPADLHAASELWQPQRLEGSVALQQFEIDTAERPPLDSVG; this is encoded by the coding sequence GTGTCCGAAGCGTCGGCTGTCGGCTCGCACGGCCGGATCACCGACTGGTTCGCCCGTCGTACCTCGGACATCGACGACTGGCCGCTGTCGCGGGTGTTGACGGCGAAAGCCGGTACGACGGTCGCGGTCGTCCTGCCCGCACGTGACGAAGAGGCAACGGTCGGCGAGATCGTGGGAGCGATCCGCGACGAGCTGACCCACGGCGCCGACCCGCTCGTCGACGAGCTGATCGTCGTCGACTCCGACTCGCGCGACGCGACGCCGCAAGTCGCCGCCGACAGCGGGGCGCGGGTCATCGCGCTCGGCGACGTACTGCCGGACTACCCACCGCGGGCCGGTAAGGGTGAGGCGATGTGGCGCGGCCTCGCCTCGACGACCGCGGACGTGGTCGTCTTCGTCGACGCAGACCTGCAGGCCTTCGACGCTCGCTTCGTCGTTGCGCTGCTCGGCCCGCTGCTGTCCGACCCATCGGTCGCGTTCGTCAAAGCGGCCTACGACCGCCCGCCGACGGATCCGTCGGTGCCGAGCAACGGCGGTGGCCGCGTCACCGAGCTGATGGCGCGACCCTGGCTGTCGGCGTTCTGGCCCGAGCTCAGCGGGGTGCTCCAGCCGCTCGCCGGGGAGTACGCCGCCCGCACCGATCTGCTGCGGCGACTGCCGTTCCGCTGCGGGTACGGCGTGGACCTCGGCTTGCTCATCGACACCCACGCCTGCGCCGGCCTCGACGCGATCGCGCAGGTCGACCTGCGTCGCCGCTGGCACCGCCACTCCGACCTGCCGTCGCTGGGCCGGATGGCCAGCGAAGTGATGCTGACCGCCGTCGACCGGCTGCGCGCCGAGTCCCGGCTGCCCGCCGACCTCCACGCCGCGAGCGAGCTCTGGCAGCCGCAGCGACTCGAGGGTTCCGTGGCGTTGCAGCAGTTCGAGATCGATACGGCGGAACGCCCGCCCCTGGACTCAGTCGGCTAG
- a CDS encoding metal-dependent transcriptional regulator — MNQGHDLIDTSEMYLRTVLELEEEGVVPLRARIAERLEQSPPTVSQTIARMERDGLLTVTSDRRIDLTDKGRSVATRVMRKHRLAECLLVQIIGLDWQLVHEEACRWEHVISETVERRLLEILGHPTESPYGNPIPGLAELGDDDSDEFLGGMVALTEVPKETTSVVVRRIGEPIQSDTKLMTRLRKAGLRPNAPVAVGRIDGKVHLGEGARAIALDDAIAAHVFVTSPN; from the coding sequence GTGAACCAGGGTCACGACCTCATCGACACCTCGGAGATGTATCTCCGAACCGTGCTCGAGCTCGAGGAAGAGGGCGTGGTACCGCTTCGCGCCCGCATCGCCGAACGGCTCGAGCAGAGCCCGCCGACGGTGTCCCAGACCATCGCCCGGATGGAGCGCGACGGGCTGCTCACGGTGACCTCGGATCGCCGCATCGATCTGACGGACAAGGGTCGCTCGGTCGCGACCCGCGTGATGCGCAAGCACCGGCTGGCCGAGTGCCTGCTCGTGCAGATCATCGGGCTGGACTGGCAGCTCGTTCATGAAGAGGCCTGCCGCTGGGAGCACGTGATCAGCGAGACCGTCGAACGGCGGCTGCTGGAGATCCTCGGTCACCCGACGGAGTCCCCTTACGGCAACCCGATCCCCGGCCTGGCCGAGCTCGGCGACGACGACTCCGACGAGTTCCTCGGTGGCATGGTGGCTCTGACCGAGGTGCCGAAGGAAACGACGAGTGTCGTCGTACGTCGCATCGGTGAGCCGATCCAGTCCGACACCAAGCTGATGACGCGGCTGCGCAAGGCCGGGCTGCGCCCGAACGCGCCCGTCGCGGTCGGCCGGATCGACGGCAAGGTGCACCTCGGTGAAGGCGCTCGCGCGATCGCGCTCGACGACGCCATCGCCGCGCACGTGTTCGTCACGTCGCCGAACTGA
- a CDS encoding DJ-1/PfpI family protein yields the protein MSLRIGIVLFDGVEELDAVGPWEVFAAWSHYFPADEVAVSCLAPNGGTVAAAKGMTLTAHHSFADAPAYDVLLYPGGQGTRPMMKDEPHLAWVQEQRRAVPLMTSVCTGALVYAAAGLLRNRPATTHWGSLDLLHETDPTITVRPDDRYVDDGDVVTSSGVSAGIDMALHLVRRFAGEERAREVRRVIQYDPAPPV from the coding sequence ATGTCGCTGCGGATCGGGATCGTGCTGTTCGACGGAGTGGAGGAGCTCGACGCGGTCGGCCCGTGGGAGGTCTTCGCGGCGTGGTCGCACTACTTCCCCGCCGACGAGGTCGCGGTGAGCTGTCTCGCGCCGAACGGTGGGACCGTGGCGGCCGCGAAGGGAATGACGCTGACCGCGCATCACTCGTTCGCCGATGCCCCGGCGTACGACGTGCTGCTCTACCCCGGCGGGCAAGGGACCCGGCCGATGATGAAGGACGAGCCGCACCTGGCGTGGGTGCAGGAGCAGCGCCGTGCCGTGCCCCTGATGACGAGCGTCTGCACCGGGGCGTTGGTCTACGCCGCCGCCGGGCTGCTGCGCAACCGTCCGGCGACGACCCACTGGGGATCGCTGGACCTGTTGCACGAGACCGACCCGACGATCACCGTCAGACCCGACGACCGTTACGTCGACGACGGCGACGTGGTCACGTCGTCCGGGGTCTCGGCGGGGATCGACATGGCGCTGCATCTGGTCCGCCGCTTCGCCGGCGAGGAGCGGGCCCGCGAGGTCCGCCGCGTCATCCAGTACGACCCGGCGCCGCCGGTCTAG